Part of the Micromonospora rhizosphaerae genome is shown below.
CCGGCGACCGCCCGGCCGGTCCGCTCGGCGACCGCGGCGAACGACTCGCCCTCCGGCGGGGCGACCCGGGTTGAGGCGAGCCAGGCGTCGAGCTCCCCCGGCCAGCCCTCGCGCACCTCCGCGAAGGTTCGCCCCTCCCAGAGCCCGAAGTCGCACTCGATCAGGTCGTCGTCGGGGCGTACCGGCGGGTTGCCGACGGCTCCGGCGATCACCTCGGCGGTGGCCGTACACCGGGACAGCGGCGAGCTGACCACGGCCGCGACGGACGGGGCGAGGGCGGCCACCCGGGCGGCCGTGGCCCGGGCCTGGGACCGCCCGCGGTCCGACAGCGGCACGTCGCCGCGGCCGGAGTAGCGACCCTGCGCGGTCCGATCGGTCTCGCCGTGCCGGACCAGGATCAGCCGGGTGGCGGTCTCGGTCGGGCGCGGCTCCCAGGAGGCCGGCGTGGTGGTGGGGTCGGTGCCGGTGGCGCGCCCGGTGGCGGCCCGGGCGGTGACCTCGCGGGCCCGCGCGCGGTCCGCCGGGTCTGGCCCGGCGACCTCGCGCGGCGGCTCCACGATCCGGGGCGGCTCGACGGCCGGCCGCGTCGGCGCCTTCCCGGCGGCGGCGTCCATCGCGGCGTTGGCCAGCGCGTCGGCGTGCCGGTTGCGCTCCCGCGGGACCCAGCTGAACCGCACCGAGGCGAACCGCCCGACCAGGCCGGCCGCCTGGGCGGCCAGCGGGCGCAGCCCGGGATGCTTGATCTGCCAGCGGCCGCACATCTGCTCGACCACCAGCTTGGAGTCCATCCGCGCCTCGACCTCGGACGCGCCCAGCTCGGCGGCCGCTTCCAGGCCGGCGATCAGCCCCCGGTACTCCGCGACGTTGTTGGTGGCGATGCCGATCGACTCGGAGCGCTCGGCCAGCACCTCGCCGGTCTCCGGGTCACGGACCACCGCGCCGTACCCGGCCGGCCCGGGGTTGCCCCGGGCCCCGCCGTCGGCCTCCACGACCACCGAACGCACCGCCATCGCGGCTACAGCCCCGACTCGCTGGTCCGTACCATGATCCGCCGGCATTCCTCGCAGCGGACCACCTCGTCCGGGTCGGCCTTGCGGATCCGGGCCAGGTCGGCGCCGGAGAGCTCCAGGCGGCAGCCGCCGCAGCGGGCGGCGGTGAGCAGGGCCGCGCCGAGCCCGGTGTCCTCCCGGATCCGGTTGTAGAGGGTGACCAGGTCGGCTGGGAGGTCGTTGGCGAGCGGCTGGCGGGCGGACCGCTTGAACTCCTCCTCCTTGGCGATCTCGGCGAGGCTCTCGTCCCGGCGCTGCTCGGCCGCCGCCCGCCGGTCGCGCGCCTCGGCCATCCGCCGTTCGATCCCGTCGAGCACGCCCTGCGCGGTCTCCCGCTGCTCCATCAGCTCCAGCTCGGCGTCCTCCAGGTCGCTCTGCCGGCGGTTCAGCGAGACCAGCTCGTGCTGGAGCGCCTCCAGCTCCCGCGCCGGGCCGGTGCCGGCGGCGAGCCGGGCCTCGTCCTTGCTCTTGCGCGCCCGCACCTGCTCGATGTCCTTCTCCTGCCGAGCGATGTCCCGGTCCAGGTCGTCGACGGCCACCTGGGCGCGGACCCGCTCGTCCTCCAGCGCGGAGATCTCCCGGGCCAGGGCCTCGAGCTCGGCCCGCTCCGGCAGCGTCCGGCGCCGGTGGGCGAGCTGGGCGAGGGCGGTGTCGATCGCCTGGAGGTCGAGCAGGCGGCGCTGGACCTGCGGGTCAGCCTTCACAGTACGGCTCCTTGTCGTCCACTCGGGGATGCGGTGGCGTGCACGGTCCACGGATCGGTGTCCAGGTCGGACACCACGGTCTCGACGCCCAGCGCGTCCCGCAGGTGGGCGGCCAGGTCGTCCAACCAGGGTCGTTCGGTCGCCCAGTGGGCGGCGTCCAGCAGGGCGGGACCGCCTGCGGCGAGGTGCTCACCGGCGGGATGGTGGCGCAGGTCGGCGGTGAGGAACGCGTCCACCCCGGCGGCGGTCGCCTCGGCGAGGAAGCTGTCCCCCGACCCGCCGCTGACGGCGAGGATACGAACCATACGCCCGGGATCCCCGGCGGCGCGAACTCCCCACGCGGTGACGGGGAGCACCGCGGCGGCGTGCCGGGTCAGGTCGGCCAGCGTCATCGGAGTGGGCAGCTCGCCGATCCGGCCGATGCCCCGCGACCCGCCGGCGGCCGGGGAGCCGGGCTGCGGGCGGTGCAGCGGGCGCAGCCCGGTCAGCCCGAACCGGGCCGCGAGGGCGTCCGAGACGCCGGGGTCGGCCATGTCGGCGTTGGTGTGGGCGACGTACAGCGCAACGTCCCCCTTGATCAGCTGGTGGACGATCCGCCCCTTGTACGTGGT
Proteins encoded:
- a CDS encoding bifunctional RNase H/acid phosphatase, producing the protein MAVRSVVVEADGGARGNPGPAGYGAVVRDPETGEVLAERSESIGIATNNVAEYRGLIAGLEAAAELGASEVEARMDSKLVVEQMCGRWQIKHPGLRPLAAQAAGLVGRFASVRFSWVPRERNRHADALANAAMDAAAGKAPTRPAVEPPRIVEPPREVAGPDPADRARAREVTARAATGRATGTDPTTTPASWEPRPTETATRLILVRHGETDRTAQGRYSGRGDVPLSDRGRSQARATAARVAALAPSVAAVVSSPLSRCTATAEVIAGAVGNPPVRPDDDLIECDFGLWEGRTFAEVREGWPGELDAWLASTRVAPPEGESFAAVAERTGRAVAGLREAYPGETVVVVSHVSPIKLVLRDALAAGDAFLHRLYLDTAGISVLDLYPDGGVAVRSVNDTAHLVEP
- a CDS encoding zinc ribbon domain-containing protein; this encodes MKADPQVQRRLLDLQAIDTALAQLAHRRRTLPERAELEALAREISALEDERVRAQVAVDDLDRDIARQEKDIEQVRARKSKDEARLAAGTGPARELEALQHELVSLNRRQSDLEDAELELMEQRETAQGVLDGIERRMAEARDRRAAAEQRRDESLAEIAKEEEFKRSARQPLANDLPADLVTLYNRIREDTGLGAALLTAARCGGCRLELSGADLARIRKADPDEVVRCEECRRIMVRTSESGL